In Tsuneonella dongtanensis, a single window of DNA contains:
- a CDS encoding MBL fold metallo-hydrolase — MRAAIIPVTPLQQNCSLIWCTKTMKGALVDPGGDLDKLKLGVERAGVTLEKLLVTHGHLDHCGQTGMLAKELGLKIEGPHEADRFWISRLDEDGGKYGMQAQVFEPDRWLEDGDTVTVGELTLEVIHCPGHTPGHVVFFHRPSKFAIVGDVLFQGSIGRTDFPMGNHQDLIDAITQKLWPLGNDVTFIPGHGPTSTFGRERQTNAFVSDYALR, encoded by the coding sequence ATGCGCGCCGCGATCATTCCGGTGACGCCGCTACAGCAGAATTGCTCGCTGATCTGGTGCACGAAGACGATGAAGGGCGCGCTGGTCGATCCGGGCGGCGATCTCGACAAGCTCAAGCTCGGGGTCGAGCGGGCGGGGGTTACGCTGGAGAAGCTGCTCGTCACGCACGGTCACCTCGACCACTGCGGCCAGACGGGTATGCTGGCGAAGGAGCTCGGCCTCAAGATCGAGGGCCCGCACGAGGCCGACCGGTTCTGGATCAGCCGCCTCGACGAGGACGGCGGCAAGTACGGGATGCAGGCGCAGGTGTTCGAGCCCGACCGCTGGCTGGAGGACGGCGACACCGTCACCGTGGGCGAACTGACGCTCGAAGTGATCCACTGCCCGGGCCACACGCCGGGCCACGTCGTGTTCTTCCACCGCCCGAGCAAGTTCGCGATCGTCGGCGACGTGCTGTTCCAGGGCAGCATCGGCCGCACCGACTTTCCTATGGGCAACCACCAGGACCTGATCGACGCTATCACCCAGAAGCTCTGGCCGCTCGGCAACGATGTGACTTTCATCCCCGGCCACGGCCCCACGAGCACTTTCGGGCGGGAGCGGCAGACGAACGCCTTCGTGAGCGATTACGCGCTGAGGTGA
- the cysS gene encoding cysteine--tRNA ligase, giving the protein MADLKLFNSLTRSLETFQPIHPGEARVYSCGPTVYNYQHVGNMRAYVFADTLGRVLSFKGYRLTHVINITDVGHLTSDADAGDDKMEKAAASQGKSAWDIARHYQEVFEADLRRLNIREVQHPRATDYVEKMVEWGKAIEGKHAYRLDGGLYFDVSTVPDYGRLARASTDEGEGRIETVEGKRHAADFALWRTTPPGESRQMEWDSPWGRGAPGWHIECSVMSAELLGHPFDIHTGGIDHREIHHPNEIAQNQAHSCGPDTGARIWMHNNFLVDRRGKMSKSTGDFLTLQALVDRGYHPLAYRLLCLQAHYRSELEFTWEGLGAALVRLKRLVAMIEKHRASTDVSEVQDRLANDRAAAIAGLGPNIRELFDDFEGFVSDDLNTPAALVALERAVGVAGTEAAWIVDVLAVVTEMDRVFGLQLSTVSRADLRIRPANATITEDEIEAALARRKEARAAKDFTESDAIRDELAAQGVEVMDGDPLGWEWKL; this is encoded by the coding sequence ATGGCCGACCTGAAGCTCTTCAACTCGCTGACCCGCAGCCTGGAAACCTTCCAGCCGATCCACCCCGGCGAGGCGCGGGTCTATTCGTGCGGACCGACGGTCTACAACTACCAGCACGTCGGCAACATGCGCGCCTATGTCTTCGCCGACACGCTGGGACGGGTGCTGAGCTTCAAGGGGTATCGCCTCACCCACGTGATCAACATCACCGACGTCGGCCACCTCACTAGCGACGCCGACGCGGGCGACGACAAGATGGAGAAGGCCGCGGCGTCGCAGGGCAAGTCGGCGTGGGACATCGCGCGGCACTACCAGGAGGTGTTCGAGGCGGACCTGCGGCGGCTGAACATCCGCGAGGTCCAGCACCCCAGGGCGACCGACTACGTCGAGAAGATGGTCGAGTGGGGCAAGGCCATCGAGGGTAAGCACGCCTATCGCCTCGACGGCGGGCTCTATTTCGATGTTTCGACCGTGCCCGACTACGGCCGCCTTGCGCGCGCCTCGACCGATGAGGGCGAGGGCCGGATCGAGACGGTCGAGGGCAAGCGCCACGCCGCCGACTTCGCGCTCTGGCGCACAACGCCGCCGGGCGAGAGCCGCCAGATGGAATGGGATTCGCCCTGGGGCCGCGGCGCGCCCGGCTGGCACATCGAATGCTCGGTGATGAGCGCCGAGCTGCTCGGCCATCCGTTCGACATTCACACCGGGGGGATCGACCACCGCGAAATCCACCACCCGAACGAGATCGCCCAAAATCAGGCGCACAGCTGCGGCCCGGACACCGGCGCGCGGATCTGGATGCACAACAACTTCCTCGTTGACCGGCGGGGGAAGATGAGCAAATCCACCGGCGATTTCTTGACACTGCAGGCACTCGTCGACCGCGGCTACCACCCACTTGCCTATCGCCTGCTGTGCCTTCAGGCGCACTATCGCAGCGAACTGGAGTTCACCTGGGAGGGGCTGGGCGCTGCGCTGGTGCGGCTGAAGCGGCTCGTCGCAATGATAGAAAAGCATCGGGCATCCACAGACGTCAGCGAGGTGCAGGACCGACTTGCAAATGACAGAGCTGCAGCGATCGCTGGCTTGGGACCGAACATTCGAGAACTATTCGATGACTTTGAAGGTTTTGTAAGCGACGACTTAAATACTCCAGCGGCGTTGGTCGCGCTTGAACGTGCTGTTGGCGTTGCAGGCACAGAAGCGGCGTGGATAGTCGACGTGCTCGCTGTCGTGACCGAGATGGACAGGGTGTTCGGATTGCAACTTAGCACCGTGTCGAGAGCTGATCTCCGCATCCGCCCCGCCAACGCCACCATCACCGAAGACGAAATCGAGGCCGCGCTCGCCCGCCGCAAGGAGGCGCGCGCCGCAAAGGACTTCACCGAATCCGACGCCATCCGCGATGAACTCGCGGCACAGGGCGTCGAGGTGATGGACGGCGACCCACTGGGTTGGGAGTGGAAGCTATGA
- a CDS encoding D-2-hydroxyacid dehydrogenase: MTIAVLSGLVRPLVEPHLPPEIEPRWFTSLEELAALAPDAEIGWFDLDRKEPMVAAVRAAENLRWFNSIYAGLDFLPLDVLAERKVTITNGAGINAITIAEYVVMLMLVHAKGYREVVRAQERHEWLLDSPGKLELAGTRALLLGMGAIGGLVKTRLEAFDVEVVPVRRSASEGALGPDEWRDRLGDFDWLILAVPATPETDGMIGRAELAAMKDSAVLVNIARGAVVDQDALVEALQAKAIGGALLDVTTPEPLPADHALWSLDNAQVTMHLSGRAQSKMFVRSAQRFVENCRRYVAGEPLAPIFDPARGY; this comes from the coding sequence ATGACCATCGCCGTCCTTTCGGGCCTCGTGCGCCCCCTTGTCGAACCGCACCTGCCGCCGGAGATCGAGCCGCGCTGGTTCACTTCGCTCGAGGAGCTTGCCGCCCTGGCGCCGGATGCGGAGATCGGCTGGTTCGATCTCGACAGGAAGGAGCCGATGGTCGCGGCGGTGCGCGCCGCCGAAAACCTCAGGTGGTTCAATTCGATCTACGCCGGGCTCGATTTCCTGCCGCTCGACGTGTTGGCGGAACGCAAGGTGACGATCACCAACGGCGCCGGGATCAATGCCATCACCATCGCCGAATACGTCGTGATGCTGATGCTGGTCCACGCCAAGGGCTACCGCGAGGTGGTCCGCGCGCAGGAGCGCCACGAATGGCTGCTCGATTCGCCCGGCAAGCTGGAGCTGGCGGGCACTCGCGCGCTGCTGCTGGGCATGGGGGCGATCGGCGGGCTGGTGAAGACCCGGCTCGAGGCCTTCGACGTCGAGGTGGTGCCGGTGCGGCGCTCCGCGTCGGAGGGGGCACTGGGCCCCGATGAATGGCGCGACCGGCTCGGCGACTTCGACTGGCTCATCCTCGCGGTCCCCGCCACGCCAGAGACCGACGGAATGATCGGCCGCGCGGAGCTGGCCGCGATGAAGGACAGCGCCGTGCTGGTGAACATCGCCCGCGGCGCGGTGGTCGACCAGGATGCGCTGGTCGAAGCCTTGCAGGCCAAGGCGATCGGCGGCGCCTTGCTCGACGTGACCACGCCCGAGCCGTTGCCCGCGGATCACGCGCTCTGGTCGCTCGACAACGCGCAGGTCACGATGCACCTTTCGGGACGCGCGCAGTCGAAGATGTTCGTGCGCTCTGCCCAGCGCTTCGTGGAGAACTGCCGCCGCTACGTCGCCGGCGAGCCGCTGGCGCCGATTTTCGATCCGGCGCGCGGATACTGA
- a CDS encoding LexA family transcriptional regulator produces the protein MVNPPDDPTRVRLLDLAQRRGVSLAGLSEMIGRNSSYLQQFIRKGSPRKLEEGDRRVLAQFFGVAESELGGSEENSSSGAPMRGDWIEVPRLALGAAAGPGALGTDERPFDSFRFSRRWLKEQGLGNGQLSTIRVQGDSMEPLLHDGDEILVDRAQRSLRDGIHVVRLGDALMVKRLAAAGPGRATLLSQNYAYPPLEVALEELEIVGRVVWKSGRL, from the coding sequence ATGGTAAATCCTCCCGACGATCCCACGCGCGTCCGCCTGCTCGATCTGGCGCAGCGCCGGGGCGTGAGCCTGGCTGGGCTGTCCGAAATGATCGGGCGTAATTCCAGCTACTTGCAGCAGTTCATTCGCAAGGGGTCTCCGCGCAAGCTGGAGGAAGGCGACCGGCGCGTCCTCGCGCAGTTCTTCGGCGTCGCCGAATCGGAGCTTGGCGGATCGGAGGAAAATTCCTCGTCGGGCGCGCCCATGCGTGGCGACTGGATCGAGGTCCCGCGGCTCGCGCTCGGCGCGGCGGCCGGGCCCGGAGCCCTCGGCACGGACGAGCGCCCGTTCGATTCGTTCCGCTTCAGTCGCCGCTGGCTGAAGGAGCAGGGCCTCGGCAACGGGCAGCTCTCGACCATCCGCGTCCAGGGCGATTCGATGGAGCCGCTGCTTCACGACGGCGACGAAATCCTCGTCGACCGCGCCCAGCGCAGCTTGCGCGACGGCATCCACGTGGTCCGCCTGGGCGATGCGCTGATGGTCAAGCGCCTCGCCGCCGCGGGGCCGGGGCGCGCCACGCTGCTCAGCCAGAACTACGCCTATCCCCCGCTCGAGGTGGCGCTGGAAGAGCTCGAGATCGTCGGCCGCGTGGTATGGAAAAGCGGGCGGTTGTGA
- a CDS encoding acetolactate synthase large subunit: MAEAGKRKASDLFIECLEAEGCEYIFGVPGEENLDFLDSLSRSDKIKLILTRHEQGAGFMAATYGRHTGKTGVCIATLGPGATNFVTAAAYAQLGGMPMMMITGQKPIKKSKQGRFQILDVVAMMGPITKYTHQLAAGDNIPSRVREAYRLAEEEKPGAVHLEFPEDIAEEKTDAQPIPRSTARRPSAEPKAVRQAVEMIEKAKAPVLVIGAGANRKMTGRMLEQFVEKTGIPFLTTQMGKGVIDERHPKFLGCAALSAGDFVHRAVEDSDCIINVGHDVIEKPPFFMKAGGAKVIHVSNRTAEVDPVYFPQVEVIGDIANAIWQIKEDISPNRSWSFDHMLAYHAAELEHTGKLAKDARFPIFPPHLVQQVRDAMPHDGIICLDNGVYKIWFARGYTAYLPNTVLLDNALATMGAGLPSAMMSAMLYPERKVMAICGDGGFMMNDQEMETAVRLGLNLTVLILRDDAYGMIRWKQANMGFADFGLTYGNPDFVKFAESFGATGHRITSSDHLRETLRHCNETPGVHLIDCPVDYSENDRILNKDIKELSKAL, encoded by the coding sequence ATGGCCGAAGCCGGCAAGCGCAAAGCATCCGATCTTTTCATCGAGTGTCTCGAGGCGGAGGGGTGTGAATACATCTTCGGCGTTCCGGGCGAGGAGAACCTCGATTTCCTCGACAGCCTCAGCCGGTCGGACAAGATCAAGCTGATCCTGACCCGGCACGAACAGGGCGCCGGCTTCATGGCAGCGACCTATGGCCGGCACACGGGCAAGACCGGCGTCTGCATCGCCACGCTCGGCCCCGGCGCGACCAACTTCGTGACGGCCGCCGCCTATGCCCAGCTCGGCGGAATGCCGATGATGATGATCACCGGGCAGAAGCCGATCAAGAAGTCGAAGCAGGGCCGGTTCCAGATCCTCGACGTCGTCGCGATGATGGGCCCGATCACCAAGTACACACACCAGCTGGCCGCGGGCGATAACATCCCCAGCCGCGTGCGAGAGGCTTATCGCCTCGCCGAAGAGGAAAAGCCCGGCGCGGTTCACCTCGAATTCCCCGAGGACATCGCCGAGGAAAAGACCGACGCCCAGCCGATCCCGCGCTCCACAGCGCGGCGCCCGTCGGCCGAGCCCAAAGCGGTGCGCCAGGCGGTCGAGATGATCGAAAAGGCCAAGGCGCCTGTCCTCGTCATCGGTGCGGGCGCGAACCGCAAGATGACCGGGCGCATGCTGGAACAGTTCGTCGAGAAGACCGGCATACCGTTCCTGACGACCCAGATGGGCAAGGGCGTGATCGACGAGCGTCACCCCAAGTTCCTCGGTTGCGCCGCGCTCTCCGCCGGGGACTTCGTCCACCGCGCGGTGGAAGACAGCGACTGCATCATCAATGTCGGCCATGACGTGATCGAGAAGCCGCCCTTCTTCATGAAGGCGGGCGGGGCGAAGGTGATCCACGTCTCCAACCGCACCGCGGAGGTCGACCCGGTCTATTTCCCGCAGGTCGAGGTGATTGGCGACATCGCCAACGCCATCTGGCAGATCAAGGAAGACATCAGCCCCAACCGTAGCTGGAGCTTCGACCACATGCTCGCGTATCACGCGGCCGAACTCGAGCACACCGGCAAGCTGGCCAAGGATGCGCGTTTCCCGATCTTCCCGCCGCACCTCGTGCAGCAGGTCCGCGACGCGATGCCCCACGACGGGATCATCTGCCTCGACAACGGGGTCTACAAGATCTGGTTCGCGCGCGGATATACCGCGTACCTGCCAAACACCGTACTGCTCGACAACGCGCTGGCGACGATGGGCGCGGGTCTGCCGAGCGCGATGATGAGCGCGATGCTCTATCCCGAGCGCAAGGTCATGGCGATCTGCGGCGACGGCGGCTTCATGATGAACGACCAGGAGATGGAGACCGCGGTGCGCCTCGGCCTCAATCTCACCGTCCTCATCCTGCGCGACGATGCTTATGGCATGATCCGCTGGAAGCAGGCGAACATGGGCTTTGCCGATTTCGGCCTGACCTACGGCAACCCCGACTTCGTCAAGTTCGCCGAGAGCTTCGGGGCGACCGGCCACCGGATCACCAGCAGCGACCACCTGCGCGAGACGCTGCGGCACTGCAACGAGACGCCCGGCGTCCACCTGATCGACTGCCCGGTCGACTACTCCGAGAACGACCGCATTCTCAACAAGGACATCAAGGAGCTGAGCAAGGCGCTGTGA
- a CDS encoding transposase yields the protein MNKLPLAKRTQILAMLCEGSSMRSISRIADVSINTVSKLLVEAGEACLSIHDETVRDVKASRIQCDEIWSFCYAKAANVATAKDAPEGAGDVWTWTAIDADTKLMVSYFVGDRGAESAMVLMDDLRARLANRVQLTTDGHRAYLEAVEGAFGADVDYAQLVKLYGELGGKSPDRRYSPAICTGAKKVRREGNPDYAHVSTSHVERMNLSIRMQNRRFTRLTNAFSKKLDNHIHALALYFAFYNFCRIHKTLRVTPAMAAGITDRLWTLDDIVAKIDGMAPAPKPRGPYKKRG from the coding sequence ATGAACAAGCTGCCTCTCGCCAAGCGCACTCAAATCCTCGCCATGCTGTGCGAGGGATCGTCCATGCGGTCGATCAGCCGCATTGCGGACGTGTCGATCAACACGGTGAGCAAGCTGCTCGTCGAGGCCGGTGAGGCTTGCCTCTCTATCCATGACGAGACGGTCCGCGATGTGAAGGCGAGCCGCATCCAGTGCGACGAAATCTGGTCGTTCTGCTACGCGAAGGCTGCGAACGTCGCGACCGCGAAGGACGCCCCGGAGGGCGCTGGCGACGTGTGGACCTGGACCGCTATCGACGCCGACACAAAGCTGATGGTGTCCTATTTCGTCGGCGACCGTGGCGCGGAAAGCGCGATGGTCCTGATGGACGATCTACGCGCCCGCCTTGCCAACCGCGTCCAGCTTACCACTGACGGGCATCGCGCCTATCTTGAAGCGGTCGAAGGCGCGTTCGGCGCTGACGTGGACTACGCACAGCTTGTGAAGCTGTATGGCGAACTCGGCGGCAAGAGCCCTGATCGCCGCTACAGCCCCGCCATATGCACCGGCGCGAAGAAGGTCCGCCGCGAAGGCAATCCCGATTACGCCCATGTCAGCACGTCGCACGTCGAGCGCATGAACCTTTCGATCCGGATGCAGAACCGCCGCTTCACGCGCCTGACGAACGCTTTCAGCAAGAAGCTGGACAACCATATTCACGCGCTGGCGCTCTACTTCGCGTTCTACAATTTCTGCCGCATCCATAAGACGCTGCGCGTGACCCCGGCGATGGCCGCTGGCATTACCGACCGCCTCTGGACGCTGGACGATATCGTTGCGAAGATCGATGGGATGGCCCCGGCACCTAAGCCGCGCGGTCCCTACAAGAAGCGCGGCTAA
- a CDS encoding winged helix-turn-helix domain-containing protein: MAMENDAGADAYAVVLADLRRQRDEIETAIAAIERLTGVKAGVSAAPTKAPAERTAPAGGSLLGMSIADAARKVLEAKRNKASTAEIVSALEAGGVELTSADKNNTVGSILLRRFYNVGDIVRVNRGVWGLQEWYPGRKFAKGSKVGEVKETAVSKENSDERVEEQEETNFDLRDLGLEPNITDSEDDDIPF; encoded by the coding sequence ATGGCAATGGAAAACGACGCTGGTGCTGACGCCTACGCGGTTGTTTTGGCTGATCTCCGTCGCCAACGCGATGAAATTGAAACCGCAATTGCAGCGATTGAGCGGCTGACCGGAGTCAAGGCCGGGGTATCCGCCGCGCCGACTAAGGCCCCCGCCGAGCGCACCGCACCCGCTGGCGGTTCGTTGCTCGGCATGTCGATCGCCGATGCCGCGCGGAAGGTTCTCGAGGCGAAGCGTAACAAGGCTTCTACTGCGGAAATCGTTTCCGCCCTTGAGGCTGGTGGTGTGGAACTAACTTCCGCCGACAAGAACAACACGGTTGGATCGATCCTACTCCGTCGTTTCTACAACGTCGGGGACATCGTGCGCGTCAATCGCGGTGTCTGGGGTCTCCAAGAGTGGTATCCTGGCCGCAAGTTTGCGAAGGGCAGTAAGGTTGGCGAGGTCAAGGAAACTGCTGTTTCCAAAGAGAATTCCGATGAGCGCGTAGAAGAACAAGAAGAGACCAATTTCGACTTGAGGGATTTGGGCCTTGAACCCAACATCACAGATTCAGAGGACGACGACATTCCGTTTTGA
- a CDS encoding aldehyde dehydrogenase family protein: MTKLKDTYPLYLNNKAAQPNTDLKVTDKFTGEVAFRTALATPDVIDEAIAGAVRAAEPMARLASYEKQGVLQHCVDRFQERFDELAYALCVEAGKPIKDAEGEVTRLIDTFRIAAEEATRNYGEVQPLDISPRAKGYMGMWKRVPIGPCSFISPFNFPLNLAAHKIAPAIAVGCPFVMKPASLTPLGAIIMGEVLAECDVLPEGAFSILPASRDGADLFTTDERLKLLSFTGSPGVGWDLKAKAGKKKVVLELGGNAAVIVDRDADLDHALERTIFGAFYQSGQSCIGVQRILIQDEVYDRFKDMLVAKAKTLVAGDPKDRDTFVGPMISEKEATRLKGWIDEAVEAGATLLCGGKREGAMLEATLLEGVPEGCKANREEAFGPLANLTRFSSWDEAMHIVNDSKFGLQAGMFTRDIHQVLEAWDVLDVGGVVVNDVPSYRVDNMPYGGVKDSGLGREGIRFAMEDMSEIRNLVIRRQGLA; the protein is encoded by the coding sequence GTGACCAAGCTCAAGGACACATACCCGCTCTACCTCAACAACAAGGCCGCGCAGCCGAACACCGACCTCAAGGTGACCGACAAGTTCACCGGCGAGGTCGCCTTCCGCACCGCGCTGGCGACGCCCGACGTCATCGACGAGGCGATTGCCGGGGCGGTCCGCGCGGCAGAGCCGATGGCGCGGCTCGCGAGTTACGAGAAGCAAGGCGTCCTCCAGCACTGCGTCGACCGGTTCCAGGAACGGTTCGACGAGCTGGCCTATGCCTTGTGCGTCGAGGCTGGAAAGCCGATCAAGGACGCGGAGGGCGAGGTCACCCGCCTGATCGACACCTTCCGCATCGCCGCCGAAGAGGCGACCCGCAACTACGGCGAGGTCCAGCCGCTCGACATCAGCCCGCGCGCCAAGGGCTACATGGGCATGTGGAAGCGGGTGCCGATCGGCCCGTGCAGCTTCATCAGCCCGTTCAATTTCCCGCTGAACCTGGCCGCGCACAAGATCGCCCCGGCGATCGCGGTCGGGTGCCCGTTCGTGATGAAGCCAGCTTCGCTGACTCCGCTCGGCGCGATCATCATGGGCGAGGTGCTCGCCGAGTGCGACGTGCTGCCCGAAGGCGCGTTCTCCATCCTGCCCGCCAGCCGCGACGGGGCCGACCTGTTCACCACCGACGAGCGGCTCAAGCTACTCAGCTTCACCGGATCGCCCGGCGTCGGCTGGGACCTCAAGGCCAAGGCCGGCAAGAAGAAGGTCGTGCTCGAACTCGGCGGCAACGCGGCGGTGATCGTCGACAGGGACGCCGACCTCGACCACGCGCTCGAACGCACGATCTTCGGCGCGTTCTACCAGAGCGGGCAGAGCTGCATCGGCGTCCAGCGCATCCTGATCCAGGACGAGGTCTACGACCGGTTCAAGGACATGCTCGTGGCCAAGGCGAAGACGCTGGTCGCGGGCGACCCGAAGGACCGCGACACCTTCGTCGGCCCGATGATCTCCGAGAAGGAAGCGACCCGCCTGAAGGGCTGGATCGACGAGGCGGTGGAGGCCGGGGCGACCCTGCTGTGCGGCGGCAAGCGCGAGGGCGCGATGCTCGAGGCGACCCTGCTCGAGGGCGTGCCCGAGGGGTGCAAGGCCAACCGCGAGGAAGCGTTCGGCCCGCTCGCCAACCTCACCCGCTTCTCGAGCTGGGACGAGGCGATGCACATCGTCAACGACAGCAAGTTCGGCCTCCAGGCGGGCATGTTCACGCGCGACATCCACCAGGTGCTAGAGGCGTGGGACGTGCTCGACGTCGGCGGCGTGGTGGTCAACGACGTGCCCAGCTACCGCGTCGACAACATGCCCTATGGCGGGGTCAAGGACTCCGGCCTCGGCCGCGAGGGCATCCGCTTCGCGATGGAGGACATGAGCGAGATCCGGAACCTGGTGATCCGGCGCCAGGGCCTCGCCTGA